AAGGGTTTAATATAGCAACTGTGACAAAGGCTAAGATAAAGCTTTTAATTTATAATGAAAAACTTCCTGATGGAAGAAATTTAATATTGAGAACCTCTTTATCAGTTATGAACTCTCATAAACATGAGATGAGTATTTTTAATATATTGACAACAATTGTTTCAGTGCTGATAAGCATGATAGTAGGAAGAATATTTTCTAAAAAAATTACAGCAAATATTGAAAGGCTAAATAGTATTACAAAAAAAATATCTGTATTAGATTTTTCAGAAAAAGCAGATATTCATACAGGGGATGAGATAGAGGAGTTAAGTAAAAGTATAGATATTATGTCTAATAATCTAAATATTTCAATTGAAAATTTAAAATCTTTTGCTTCGAATGCTTCACATGAACTTAGAACTCCTATAACGGTTATAAGTACCCATGCTCAAGCTCTTGTTAATGGAATAGTAAAAGAGGAACAGGAGCAAAGGAAATATTATAAGGTTATACTTAAAGAGAGTGCCTATATGAATGATTTAGTAGGGAATTTATTAACAATTTCTAGACTTTCTTCGCCAGGAATTAAATTAAATATGAAAGATGTAAGTTTTAATAAAATTTTAAAAGAAAGTATAGAGAAATATGAGATTTTGGAGCTTGAAAAAGATATTGAATGGGATATAGATATTTTAGACATATTGATAAATTGTGATGAGAAAATCTTTAAAATAGCTATTGATAATATAGTTCATAATGCTTTAAAATACTCTCCCAATAATGAAATTATAAGGGTATATAGAGAGGAAAATAAAATAGTTGTTGAAAATGACATAAAAGGCAACTTAGACAATACAGATAATCTATGTGAGCCTTTTACAAGGGGAGAGAACGCAAAGGAAGAGAAGATTGATGGGAATGGATTGGGATTATCAATAGTAAAGAAGATAATGGAATTGAATAAAATAGATTTTGCAATAATAATAGAGGATAAAAAGTTTAAAGTCTTTTTTGACATATTCAGGTCATAAAACTGTGTTATTATTTTATTACAAAGAGAAAGATAAAATATAACGGAGGGATAGAGTATGAAAAAAATGGCATTAATAGGAATGATGTTATTTGTAGTAGGAGCTACATCTTTTGCTAGAGGACATCATCATAATAATAATTGTAACTATGCACCATGTGGAGCACCACAACATTATAATTGTGTAGTTGATCAAAATAGACCAAAGGTTGCACCAAAAACTCAAAAGAGAAGAAATCCAGAAGCTGAAAGAGTAAGACTTGTAATTGATGAAAAAAGATTAGAAATTAGAAAAGAGTTAATAAAAGAGACTCCAGATTGGAAAAAAATTGAAAGAATAAATACTGAAATTGCAACTGAACAAGCAAAAGAAAGAACAGTTAATATGAAAAGCAGATTTGAAGCTAGAAAAAATATTGAACAACAATTACAAAAAAATAATTAATTAGATTGATCAGTACCTATAAATTTATAGGTACTGATTTTTTATTAAACTATAATTTCCAAAAGTAGAGGAGTGTAAACGACTACTACTTTTGAGACGCAGAAACGAAGTTTCTGTGAATCTTAACATTAACAAAACTTATAATTTTTAACATCAATTTGACTCCATGTCAGTGAATAAAGAATCCCTACGGCTCATTCCGTTGAAAATGCAAAACTCACTCGCAAGCTCGCTCAAACACGTTGCATTTTCTTAACTACATTTCGCTGAGGGCTTCTAATATTCCCTTCCAAATTACGTCAACTTGATGTTAGGGATAATATTTTTTTTAAATCGTCACTTTATCAAATATCAGCTAAAATGGAATTTCCAAAAGTAAAGGAGTGCAA
The Fusobacterium varium DNA segment above includes these coding regions:
- a CDS encoding HAMP domain-containing histidine kinase; this translates as MKLKINFFQKIFIFSVAIVIFTVLIGYILNIFFLDEFYLYRKKENMLKVAEKTKILVVERRRDELEEYKEDLRDKEGIDISILKERNKHMRRKEEENIKEGFNIATVTKAKIKLLIYNEKLPDGRNLILRTSLSVMNSHKHEMSIFNILTTIVSVLISMIVGRIFSKKITANIERLNSITKKISVLDFSEKADIHTGDEIEELSKSIDIMSNNLNISIENLKSFASNASHELRTPITVISTHAQALVNGIVKEEQEQRKYYKVILKESAYMNDLVGNLLTISRLSSPGIKLNMKDVSFNKILKESIEKYEILELEKDIEWDIDILDILINCDEKIFKIAIDNIVHNALKYSPNNEIIRVYREENKIVVENDIKGNLDNTDNLCEPFTRGENAKEEKIDGNGLGLSIVKKIMELNKIDFAIIIEDKKFKVFFDIFRS